From the Vibrio algarum genome, one window contains:
- a CDS encoding anaerobic sulfatase maturase: MKNPFHVIVKPVGDVCNLNCTYCFYKEKSDEGARMSDETLVNLTKKYIQEQPKGCKEVQFVWQGGEPMLAGLEFYQRALQLQDKYRRPDMKITNAIQTNGTLITNQWADFLHHHQFLVGLSVDGTKVIHDSERLYYSGQGSFDKVLKGYKKLQERGIQTNILCVVHPNNVECGTEIYQFLTHKMQVKRLQFLPVVGDETIDPTAWGKFLSNVFELWLKKGLGQVSVQLFDTAYARIVNGVETFCVHAHDCGNQLVVERNGSVYSCDHYVEPSQYLGCVDQNSFAEMLTSPAQLSFKRMSALHDEVCSGCDVKGLCQSGCPKHRDNDHKNKLCSGYYSFYKHSIPYFYAIAECQRRGIALTHYDKFITQIKTSIIQQAG; the protein is encoded by the coding sequence ATGAAAAATCCTTTTCACGTCATCGTTAAGCCAGTCGGTGATGTTTGTAACCTTAATTGTACTTATTGCTTTTACAAAGAGAAGAGTGATGAAGGGGCGAGAATGTCCGATGAAACGTTGGTAAATCTCACTAAAAAATACATTCAAGAACAGCCTAAAGGATGCAAGGAGGTTCAGTTTGTTTGGCAGGGTGGAGAACCGATGCTTGCCGGACTGGAATTTTATCAAAGAGCGTTACAGTTACAGGATAAATATCGCCGTCCAGATATGAAAATAACCAATGCAATACAGACAAATGGCACTTTGATCACCAATCAGTGGGCTGATTTTTTGCATCATCATCAATTCCTCGTCGGGCTATCCGTCGATGGAACAAAAGTGATACACGATAGTGAGCGTCTTTATTATTCTGGACAAGGAAGCTTTGACAAGGTTCTTAAAGGGTACAAAAAGCTACAAGAGCGCGGGATACAAACCAACATTCTCTGCGTTGTTCACCCTAACAACGTCGAATGTGGAACTGAAATATATCAATTCTTAACCCACAAAATGCAAGTTAAAAGGCTGCAGTTTTTGCCTGTTGTTGGTGACGAAACTATCGATCCAACAGCGTGGGGAAAATTCCTGAGCAACGTATTTGAACTGTGGTTAAAGAAAGGTCTGGGACAGGTTTCGGTCCAGCTTTTTGACACCGCCTATGCCCGAATTGTTAATGGTGTAGAGACATTCTGTGTGCATGCCCACGATTGCGGCAATCAGTTAGTAGTTGAACGAAATGGCAGTGTTTACTCATGTGATCACTATGTTGAGCCTAGCCAGTACCTTGGTTGTGTTGATCAAAATAGCTTTGCGGAGATGCTTACTAGCCCTGCTCAATTAAGTTTTAAACGAATGTCAGCATTGCATGATGAGGTATGTAGCGGGTGTGATGTAAAAGGTTTATGTCAATCAGGTTGTCCGAAGCATCGAGATAACGATCATAAAAATAAACTGTGTAGTGGTTACTACTCATTCTATAAACATTCGATCCCTTACTTCTACGCCATTGCTGAGTGTCAGCGTCGCGGAATAGCCTTAACGCACTATGACAAGTTTATTACGCAAATCAAAACATCGATAATCCAGCAAGCAGGTTAG
- a CDS encoding arylsulfatase, which produces MKLSKCTIAITAGLALFASVPAATVAASPVEQPNVVLILTDDMGYSDLSCFGGEIPTPNICELAENGSKLVDYYTNPMSAPTRSMLMTGVDNHKAGLGNMPPLMSANQLGQPGYEGILNNRVATVAEMLKEGGYSTYMAGKWHLGATPQSSPLGRGFTHSFAFTGGGISHFGDQLPLNPFEAPFFFYMEDGKRVDTLPADFYSTDFYTDQVVKYIGDTATDKPFFTYLAYTAPHDPLHAPDEWIAKFDDGRYDVGYDVIRKRRLENVKKLGLVAEDTPDVVNNKDYKPWDMLSEKEQKRSAKKMAIYAAMIANLDHNIGRLVQHLKDIGEYENTRFIYTHDNGTNPKPGSNYTGNVPKFFEQFDNSLENMGRPNSYVSYEAGWAEAGTTPFSFYKTTSGQGGVRVPLIISGSDIAVKGEFVESGNIHVTDITPTILDWANIEKPKTRNGVKLHEFSGRTLVPFLTGKEKQVRSEDEYIAIELNDYKLVIKGDYKLRAMSAAHIRTEGRDWKLFNIANDPAEQTDIAEKEPEKLAELVALYNEYATEVGIVDKDLAYPTMYHRQTWTIREGRLTENPDKK; this is translated from the coding sequence ATGAAGTTATCAAAATGTACAATTGCTATTACGGCAGGCCTAGCTTTATTTGCTAGTGTCCCGGCTGCTACGGTTGCAGCAAGCCCGGTGGAACAGCCTAATGTTGTGTTAATTTTGACCGATGATATGGGTTATTCCGATCTATCTTGCTTTGGAGGAGAAATTCCAACGCCCAATATTTGTGAGTTGGCAGAGAATGGCTCAAAGTTAGTCGATTATTATACAAACCCTATGTCTGCACCGACTCGATCAATGTTGATGACTGGTGTAGATAACCACAAAGCTGGATTGGGCAATATGCCACCGCTAATGTCAGCAAACCAATTGGGTCAGCCTGGCTACGAGGGTATATTGAACAACCGTGTCGCCACCGTGGCAGAAATGCTAAAAGAGGGTGGGTATTCCACGTATATGGCTGGTAAATGGCATTTGGGTGCAACGCCTCAGAGCTCTCCTCTTGGTCGTGGGTTTACCCATTCCTTTGCATTCACAGGAGGTGGTATTTCACACTTTGGTGATCAACTTCCTTTGAACCCGTTTGAAGCCCCGTTCTTCTTTTATATGGAAGATGGGAAACGTGTTGATACATTACCAGCCGACTTTTATTCAACGGACTTCTACACCGATCAAGTGGTTAAATATATCGGTGATACTGCCACAGACAAACCATTCTTTACTTATCTTGCTTATACCGCACCACATGACCCACTTCATGCGCCAGATGAGTGGATAGCGAAATTTGATGATGGTCGTTATGATGTAGGATATGACGTGATCCGCAAGCGACGCTTAGAGAACGTGAAAAAATTAGGTCTAGTTGCTGAAGATACCCCAGATGTCGTTAACAACAAAGACTACAAGCCGTGGGATATGCTTAGCGAAAAAGAGCAAAAGCGTTCGGCTAAAAAAATGGCTATCTATGCTGCGATGATTGCTAACCTCGATCATAATATTGGACGATTAGTACAACACCTTAAAGATATCGGTGAGTATGAAAATACGCGCTTTATCTATACTCATGACAATGGAACGAACCCTAAACCAGGATCTAACTACACGGGTAATGTGCCTAAATTCTTTGAGCAATTTGATAACTCGCTGGAAAATATGGGTCGCCCTAACTCATATGTTTCTTACGAAGCAGGTTGGGCTGAAGCGGGTACTACACCGTTCTCTTTCTACAAAACAACCAGTGGCCAAGGTGGTGTGCGTGTTCCTCTGATTATTTCCGGGTCTGATATTGCTGTAAAAGGTGAGTTCGTAGAGTCTGGTAATATCCATGTCACGGATATCACGCCAACTATCTTAGATTGGGCAAATATAGAAAAACCAAAAACACGTAATGGTGTAAAACTGCACGAATTTAGTGGTCGAACACTTGTTCCATTCCTTACGGGGAAAGAGAAACAAGTTCGCAGCGAAGACGAATACATTGCTATTGAACTCAATGACTACAAATTAGTGATTAAAGGTGATTACAAGCTACGTGCCATGTCTGCAGCTCACATTCGCACAGAAGGGAGAGATTGGAAACTGTTTAACATCGCTAATGATCCTGCGGAGCAGACTGACATTGCTGAGAAAGAACCAGAAAAACTGGCGGAGTTAGTCGCACTATATAATGAATATGCCACCGAAGTCGGTATTGTGGATAAAGATCTCGCTTATCCGACCATGTACCATCGTCAAACTTGGACTATTCGAGAAGGTCGTTTAACAGAAAACCCAGATAAGAAGTAG
- a CDS encoding helix-turn-helix domain-containing protein, protein METLLCIGIVHSLFIILFLLSKPQKNKRDIIIALWMVFLGLPMLSELVSQDGLDLPIPFLRDKLPYAFTFGPLLLLYTSHITGGRKWSKSQYLIHFLPFVFASVYKLIFVPEMTFNPNLDSGNSKLGNVLALAILSSAVGYSFVTLHHLKKHKIEVLNQFSSLSTAISLKWLKWLTIVFLFSCVQPFILILLDFPEILHTRIFALVTLMIVVSFFGLKQLQIFSEAEIGVSSGYLGYKEKLKVANPDLELSPTNRSLSVTFIPTIEQSVPELELIDKVEPSVERDKGRYERSGLTDERSQQMLVQLESHMAVQKPYLDSNLTADKLALQLSIPRYLLSQVFSEQLGTNFYQFINEHRIDAVRSLMADPANQSMTILDMAHRCGFNSKSTFNKFFKTITNMTPSQYRKQL, encoded by the coding sequence ATGGAAACACTGCTCTGTATTGGCATTGTTCACTCTTTATTTATTATTCTCTTTCTGTTGTCAAAGCCGCAGAAGAATAAACGAGATATTATCATCGCTTTATGGATGGTTTTCTTAGGCTTACCTATGCTATCGGAATTAGTGAGCCAGGATGGGCTCGATTTACCAATTCCGTTTTTAAGGGATAAACTCCCTTACGCATTCACTTTTGGTCCGTTATTGTTACTGTATACCTCCCATATTACTGGTGGCAGAAAATGGAGTAAAAGCCAATACCTGATTCACTTTCTACCCTTTGTATTTGCTTCCGTCTATAAGCTTATTTTTGTCCCTGAAATGACATTTAATCCCAATCTGGATTCAGGAAATAGCAAATTAGGAAACGTCCTAGCATTGGCTATTTTAAGCTCCGCTGTTGGTTATTCATTCGTGACACTTCATCACCTCAAGAAGCACAAAATTGAAGTGTTAAATCAATTTTCATCACTTTCTACAGCGATTTCTCTTAAGTGGCTGAAATGGCTAACAATCGTCTTTCTGTTTAGTTGTGTTCAACCTTTTATCCTTATCCTTTTAGATTTTCCGGAGATACTGCATACACGTATATTTGCCTTAGTGACATTGATGATTGTGGTAAGTTTTTTTGGCTTAAAACAGTTGCAGATTTTTAGTGAAGCAGAGATAGGTGTGAGTTCTGGTTATCTTGGTTATAAGGAAAAATTGAAAGTCGCCAATCCTGATCTTGAATTATCTCCCACTAACCGGTCTTTGTCGGTGACATTCATACCAACTATAGAGCAATCAGTTCCTGAGCTAGAACTCATTGATAAAGTTGAACCGTCGGTTGAACGCGATAAAGGAAGATACGAAAGATCTGGTTTAACGGATGAGAGATCTCAACAAATGTTAGTCCAGCTAGAATCTCATATGGCTGTTCAAAAACCTTATTTAGATAGTAATCTGACAGCCGATAAGTTGGCGTTACAACTATCTATTCCTCGTTATCTTCTGTCACAAGTATTTAGTGAGCAATTGGGTACTAATTTTTACCAATTTATAAATGAGCATCGAATTGATGCCGTTAGATCGTTAATGGCTGATCCTGCTAATCAATCCATGACAATCTTGGATATGGCGCATCGCTGTGGCTTTAACTCTAAATCTACTTTTAATAAGTTTTTTAAGACCATCACCAATATGACACCTTCTCAATATCGAAAGCAATTATAG
- a CDS encoding sodium:solute symporter family protein, with translation MSSVLLMVLIYNIIVIGGIGWYLNQKDKASGRVTDMAQGGADATIAMFSVTLAITYLGSAHVYGLMEMSFGMGAVALWFCFAHTILMCVICLGTGRWVRRLGCATIPQLQGELFGKQMRNLTACVGGMVVFGLVCLETQAIGIALSATSGWSLPVSVVVGAVIGLAYVTMGGIKQTMWVNLVNAVVMYGSIIIAGFYLAFALPEGWDGVQQFYVDNGQEFKLSIFGTPDLLFGFGVATVFSVVFSQSVNQQGMAAAMSAKDEKVIRRSLWIAAPINGLFGVFPVLVGLAAATIPEFAELGPKLAGATLVVKLLPTWLVVLLQAGFLGALLSTYAMTVLAPATIFTKDIIQANQKKKMTAVEEKKTMQRFILIFGGVGAVLTFFNQPAIVPAINWLFAWLAPLFFVTVAGLFWKRNANVAAATLLISWACNLAWTIRPIKEAIISVIPAAAPLENAHITAVVALVLTVVLLAFTKNAEPAKLARNEHVLVRGEG, from the coding sequence ATGAGCTCTGTATTATTGATGGTGCTAATTTATAATATCATCGTTATTGGTGGTATAGGATGGTACTTGAATCAAAAAGATAAAGCATCTGGTAGAGTAACAGATATGGCACAAGGTGGTGCAGACGCGACTATCGCCATGTTTTCAGTCACACTAGCTATAACCTATCTCGGCTCTGCACACGTGTATGGCTTGATGGAAATGTCGTTTGGTATGGGTGCAGTTGCACTATGGTTCTGTTTTGCACACACAATCCTAATGTGTGTAATTTGTCTGGGTACAGGGCGTTGGGTTCGTCGTCTTGGGTGCGCAACAATACCTCAACTACAGGGTGAATTGTTCGGTAAGCAGATGAGAAACTTGACTGCTTGTGTCGGAGGAATGGTTGTGTTTGGTTTGGTTTGTCTTGAAACTCAGGCCATAGGTATTGCACTTTCGGCAACAAGCGGTTGGAGTCTGCCAGTCTCAGTCGTTGTTGGTGCAGTGATTGGTTTGGCGTATGTGACCATGGGCGGGATCAAGCAAACAATGTGGGTTAACTTAGTTAACGCTGTTGTAATGTATGGTTCGATTATTATTGCAGGCTTTTATCTGGCATTTGCGCTTCCGGAAGGCTGGGATGGCGTGCAGCAGTTTTATGTCGATAATGGCCAGGAGTTCAAGCTGAGTATATTCGGAACACCAGATTTGTTGTTCGGTTTTGGTGTTGCTACTGTCTTCTCTGTTGTATTTTCTCAATCAGTCAACCAGCAGGGTATGGCTGCTGCGATGTCGGCCAAAGATGAGAAAGTGATACGACGTTCGCTTTGGATTGCAGCGCCAATCAATGGGCTGTTTGGTGTCTTCCCTGTACTTGTAGGTTTAGCTGCAGCAACGATTCCTGAGTTTGCTGAATTAGGACCTAAATTGGCAGGTGCTACTTTAGTGGTTAAGTTGCTACCTACTTGGTTAGTGGTTCTTCTGCAGGCTGGTTTCCTTGGAGCTCTACTTTCAACTTATGCTATGACGGTTTTAGCCCCAGCGACTATCTTTACTAAAGATATCATCCAAGCGAACCAGAAGAAGAAAATGACTGCTGTAGAAGAAAAGAAAACGATGCAGCGTTTTATTCTAATATTTGGTGGCGTTGGCGCGGTACTAACGTTCTTTAATCAACCGGCGATTGTACCTGCTATTAACTGGTTGTTTGCATGGCTCGCTCCACTATTTTTCGTGACGGTTGCTGGCTTATTCTGGAAACGTAACGCGAATGTGGCTGCGGCAACACTATTGATTTCATGGGCATGTAACCTTGCTTGGACTATTCGCCCGATAAAAGAAGCGATAATTTCTGTAATTCCTGCAGCAGCGCCATTAGAAAATGCACATATTACTGCGGTTGTAGCTCTCGTATTAACGGTCGTGTTGTTGGCATTTACGAAGAATGCTGAACCGGCAAAATTAGCTCGTAACGAACATGTTCTTGTTAGAGGAGAAGGATAA
- a CDS encoding LysR family transcriptional regulator: MLNEALKNAPGLNGSSIIDPHQLVRMLFFIELINAGSITKAAETMGVSTSTGSRWLSDLEEELGISLYQRNNPSDRLTEAGSFLYSKFSEITDDIHLMINELTGFTTETRGNIKICCTPIYAESVVLPIVGEFLEANPLVNIQLTLTPRGMDYYKDHDFVISAIAGHAANKDSELLLVRRNLLTQKFVTVASPEYLRKNGEPLVPQDLVNHRCLYSKALQNQNQWVYKQNGEIIPIRIVKSIEVSDAKMMLSGAINATGITYLPEFIVQKYIQDGRLVTLLDEYETDDWLLNIYYLPQRFMTHCVKSFKDFFLANHRKQVNEFKSENNIEKY; encoded by the coding sequence ATGTTGAACGAGGCATTAAAAAATGCTCCGGGCCTAAATGGCTCGAGTATTATCGACCCACATCAGTTGGTCAGAATGTTGTTTTTTATCGAGCTGATCAATGCGGGCTCGATTACAAAAGCGGCAGAAACCATGGGCGTATCGACAAGTACGGGGTCGCGATGGTTGAGTGATTTGGAAGAAGAGTTGGGTATCAGCTTATATCAACGTAACAATCCAAGCGATAGGTTGACTGAAGCGGGTTCGTTTTTATACAGCAAATTTTCAGAGATCACTGATGATATCCATTTGATGATCAATGAACTTACCGGCTTTACCACAGAAACGCGGGGCAACATCAAAATTTGTTGTACGCCAATCTATGCTGAAAGTGTCGTCCTACCGATTGTTGGTGAATTTCTTGAGGCTAATCCATTGGTTAATATTCAATTGACCCTGACTCCAAGAGGGATGGATTACTACAAGGACCACGATTTTGTTATTTCAGCAATCGCGGGCCACGCAGCAAACAAAGATTCAGAGTTGTTATTGGTTAGACGAAACCTGCTTACTCAAAAGTTTGTCACTGTCGCATCACCAGAGTATTTAAGGAAAAATGGCGAACCATTAGTCCCACAGGATCTGGTTAACCATCGCTGTTTATACTCTAAGGCACTACAAAATCAGAACCAATGGGTTTACAAGCAAAATGGCGAAATAATCCCGATTAGAATCGTGAAATCCATAGAGGTTTCAGATGCTAAAATGATGTTGTCAGGCGCAATTAATGCGACAGGAATTACCTATTTGCCAGAGTTTATTGTTCAGAAATATATTCAAGATGGCAGATTAGTTACATTATTAGATGAATATGAAACTGATGACTGGTTGTTAAATATATATTATCTACCTCAACGATTTATGACGCACTGTGTTAAATCATTTAAGGACTTTTTCTTGGCTAATCATAGAAAGCAAGTAAATGAATTCAAGTCTGAGAATAATATCGAAAAATATTAA
- a CDS encoding BKACE family enzyme, whose product MSLENKRILTVACTGAWPKKDMFPDVPVTPREEADEIIACHAAGASIAHIHVRDDQQNATMDIAKFRETVSYIREAECDIVINLTTSGGLGLADEIRMLPFQELRPEIATFDAGTMNWAHTTVFENTPVFLGKLAKEMPLVGVTPEIEIFDIGMIHNVLFYRKSIDKANAKAREAGEPEVHNPFVRPHFQFVLGAPGGSPADVHILMQMLDEVRRYWGNNFTWGGLGIGRGHLPIINACIALGGHIRVGMEDNVYYRRGQLATSNVEFVERTKRMLDCNDLEIATPDEARQILNLNPENFPSWKNYE is encoded by the coding sequence ATGTCTTTAGAAAATAAACGAATTCTAACGGTTGCATGTACTGGCGCTTGGCCTAAAAAAGATATGTTTCCTGATGTTCCTGTAACACCACGTGAAGAAGCAGATGAGATCATCGCCTGTCACGCTGCTGGCGCTTCTATCGCTCACATCCACGTTCGTGATGATCAACAGAATGCTACGATGGATATAGCAAAGTTCCGTGAAACAGTGAGCTATATCCGTGAAGCAGAATGTGACATCGTTATAAACCTGACGACTTCTGGTGGTTTAGGCCTTGCCGATGAAATCCGTATGCTTCCTTTCCAAGAGCTACGTCCAGAAATCGCAACGTTTGATGCCGGTACTATGAACTGGGCTCATACTACGGTATTCGAAAATACGCCTGTGTTCCTAGGTAAGTTAGCGAAAGAAATGCCGTTGGTTGGTGTTACTCCGGAGATTGAAATCTTTGATATCGGTATGATCCACAACGTACTTTTCTATCGCAAATCTATCGACAAAGCTAATGCTAAGGCGCGCGAAGCAGGGGAACCTGAAGTACATAACCCGTTTGTTCGTCCTCACTTCCAGTTTGTGTTAGGTGCACCTGGCGGTTCACCTGCCGATGTTCACATCCTTATGCAGATGTTGGATGAAGTTCGTCGTTACTGGGGCAACAACTTTACATGGGGTGGTTTAGGTATTGGCCGCGGTCACCTTCCAATCATTAATGCGTGTATTGCACTAGGTGGTCATATCCGTGTAGGTATGGAAGATAATGTTTACTATCGCCGTGGTCAGCTTGCGACATCGAATGTAGAGTTTGTTGAGCGTACTAAGCGCATGCTTGATTGTAACGATTTGGAAATTGCGACGCCAGATGAAGCTCGTCAGATTCTAAATCTAAATCCAGAAAACTTCCCAAGCTGGAAGAACTACGAATAA
- a CDS encoding acetyl-CoA C-acetyltransferase, translated as MKEVVIVSAKRTAIGAYLGAFANVSAIDLGVTAVKAAIAEAGITPEQVDNVVLGNVLSGGLGQNPARQVAKFAGIPNEKTANVVSMVCGSGLKAVMDAANQIRLGEADIVVAGGMESMSNAGHVLQSHRTGVKMGHSQLTDTMLNDGLTDAFGGFHMGITAENLAKQFEITREEQDNFAVQSQNRAEVAVTSGRFKDEIVAHAIPGRKGDVIVDTDEFPKFGATIESVSKPRPAFVRDGSGTVTAANASGLNDGGAALVLMSREKADELGLKPLATLVSQGAAGVDPETMGYAPVPATQKALENANLDISDMDLVEANEAFASQALSVCRGLDLDPNITNVNGGAIALGHPIGASGARILVTLVHELTKREKRYGLATLCIGGGQGVAVVIERNA; from the coding sequence ATGAAAGAAGTAGTTATTGTCAGTGCGAAACGTACGGCTATTGGTGCCTATCTGGGTGCTTTTGCAAATGTTTCGGCCATTGATCTTGGAGTTACTGCTGTTAAAGCGGCTATCGCTGAAGCGGGCATCACTCCTGAACAAGTAGACAACGTTGTATTAGGCAATGTCCTTTCTGGTGGATTGGGCCAGAACCCTGCTCGCCAGGTTGCAAAGTTTGCGGGAATTCCGAATGAGAAGACAGCAAACGTTGTTTCTATGGTTTGTGGCTCAGGGTTGAAGGCTGTGATGGATGCAGCAAACCAGATTCGTTTGGGTGAGGCTGATATTGTGGTTGCTGGTGGCATGGAGTCTATGTCTAACGCAGGACATGTTCTACAATCGCACCGTACGGGTGTCAAAATGGGACACTCCCAACTGACGGATACGATGCTTAATGACGGCTTAACTGATGCATTTGGCGGGTTCCACATGGGTATTACCGCTGAAAATCTAGCCAAACAGTTCGAGATAACTCGAGAAGAACAAGATAACTTTGCGGTTCAATCTCAAAACCGTGCTGAAGTAGCTGTTACTTCTGGTCGTTTTAAAGATGAGATTGTTGCCCACGCCATCCCGGGTCGCAAAGGTGATGTCATTGTTGATACCGATGAATTCCCAAAATTCGGTGCCACAATTGAATCTGTTTCTAAACCTAGACCTGCATTTGTCCGTGATGGTAGCGGTACAGTCACTGCAGCTAACGCGTCTGGTTTGAATGACGGTGGGGCTGCATTGGTATTGATGAGCCGTGAAAAAGCAGATGAACTGGGCCTAAAACCTTTGGCAACTCTTGTCTCTCAAGGTGCTGCAGGTGTTGATCCAGAAACGATGGGTTATGCGCCAGTTCCAGCGACACAGAAAGCACTAGAGAATGCCAACTTAGATATTAGTGATATGGATCTGGTCGAAGCGAATGAAGCGTTTGCATCACAGGCTTTATCTGTATGTCGAGGTTTAGATCTTGACCCCAATATTACTAATGTAAATGGCGGTGCAATAGCTCTGGGCCATCCAATTGGTGCGTCTGGTGCCCGTATTCTTGTGACGCTCGTTCATGAATTAACGAAACGCGAGAAGCGTTATGGCCTCGCAACACTATGTATTGGTGGTGGTCAGGGCGTCGCTGTCGTAATTGAACGTAATGCATAA
- a CDS encoding cyclase family protein — protein sequence MANNNHNFFAGKTIVDLSHPVGSQSPQWPYFPQPEITRAHGLAKSGVLTQFFKMPMHCGTHADSPRHVIETEFDGRRARYTHEMDLNAYCGDAVCLDLSHLEQWTLIKAEHMDEALEKTGVTHAELKDMIVIIYTGMSGQWDDSKQYYHYATGVGASVGHWCMKHDIKALGVDQQALDHPLHTSIGERCAGKLSMNLEGYSGLPLKDEYIAKFGIEEYAHFDRDIYKEIHGEEAYQELYGLVEEKGMCNGTWEPCHKLLLGNGKVGWENVGGNVAKIAGKRCTIIGAPLNLYCGDGSMTRLMAIIDSDDVNDVADRVYPYGDH from the coding sequence ATGGCTAACAACAATCATAATTTTTTCGCGGGTAAAACCATTGTCGATCTTTCACATCCGGTTGGCTCTCAGTCACCACAATGGCCTTATTTCCCACAGCCAGAGATCACTCGTGCGCATGGTTTAGCTAAGTCAGGTGTACTGACTCAGTTCTTCAAAATGCCTATGCACTGTGGTACTCACGCGGATTCACCTCGTCACGTTATTGAAACTGAGTTTGATGGCCGCCGTGCTCGTTATACGCACGAAATGGACCTAAATGCTTATTGTGGTGATGCAGTATGTCTAGATCTTTCACACCTTGAGCAGTGGACACTGATCAAAGCGGAACATATGGATGAAGCACTTGAAAAAACAGGTGTAACTCATGCAGAACTGAAAGACATGATTGTTATTATCTATACTGGCATGTCAGGGCAATGGGATGACTCTAAGCAGTATTATCACTACGCAACAGGTGTAGGCGCGTCTGTTGGTCACTGGTGTATGAAGCACGATATCAAAGCACTTGGTGTTGATCAGCAAGCACTTGACCATCCATTACACACATCGATTGGTGAGCGTTGTGCAGGGAAACTATCTATGAACCTAGAAGGTTATTCTGGTTTGCCATTGAAAGATGAGTATATCGCTAAATTTGGCATCGAAGAGTATGCTCACTTCGATCGCGATATCTATAAAGAAATTCATGGTGAAGAAGCATACCAAGAGCTTTATGGTTTGGTTGAAGAGAAAGGCATGTGCAACGGTACATGGGAACCATGTCATAAACTGCTTCTAGGTAACGGTAAAGTTGGCTGGGAAAACGTCGGTGGCAACGTGGCTAAGATTGCTGGTAAGCGCTGTACTATTATTGGTGCGCCATTGAATCTTTACTGTGGTGACGGCTCGATGACTCGCTTGATGGCTATTATCGACAGCGATGACGTAAACGATGTAGCGGACCGCGTATACCCATACGGCGACCACTAA
- a CDS encoding 3-hydroxyacyl-CoA dehydrogenase family protein: protein MNHNDIKNITIVGGSGMMGVGIAQIFAGGGRNVTIKTRSVANCTAFEDMSAQLDMFIREGLLEAKQKDTILDRISITADAIEAYADADLIFESVPEVMDVKHATFREMEAHARPDCIFASGTSVKSITEIAEAVEKKDRVIGMHFWNPAVLIPLVEVIRTEDSNDDVIQSAMDLLTDCGKAPAECKKDVPGFLANRLQHALWREAFYMADQGIADPKTIDECIKNSFGFRIAQLAPFENADMVSTELSLNIHDYMFQHLYSGTEPSSTLKKLVEEGKSGFKTGEGFQNWTPDQAAASKEDLFKYLIDQTKYRRSMEK, encoded by the coding sequence ATGAATCATAACGATATTAAAAATATTACCATTGTCGGTGGCTCAGGCATGATGGGTGTGGGCATCGCTCAGATTTTTGCTGGTGGCGGCCGTAACGTAACAATAAAAACAAGAAGCGTTGCTAACTGTACTGCGTTTGAAGATATGTCCGCTCAGTTAGATATGTTTATCCGTGAAGGCCTATTAGAAGCAAAGCAAAAAGATACTATTTTGGATCGTATATCTATTACGGCTGATGCTATTGAAGCTTACGCTGATGCAGATTTGATATTTGAGTCCGTTCCTGAAGTGATGGACGTCAAGCACGCAACCTTCCGTGAAATGGAAGCGCATGCTCGTCCCGATTGTATCTTTGCTTCTGGTACTTCAGTGAAATCTATTACAGAGATTGCCGAAGCGGTTGAGAAGAAAGATCGCGTTATTGGCATGCATTTCTGGAATCCAGCGGTATTAATTCCGTTAGTTGAAGTTATCAGAACCGAAGATAGCAATGACGACGTTATTCAGTCAGCAATGGATTTATTAACAGATTGTGGAAAAGCACCTGCAGAGTGTAAAAAAGATGTTCCAGGATTCCTGGCAAATAGACTTCAACATGCTCTGTGGAGAGAAGCTTTCTACATGGCAGACCAAGGTATCGCTGACCCAAAAACCATTGATGAGTGTATTAAAAACTCCTTTGGATTTCGTATCGCGCAGCTTGCACCCTTCGAAAATGCAGACATGGTATCAACAGAGCTTAGCTTGAACATTCACGATTATATGTTCCAGCACCTTTATTCTGGTACTGAGCCTAGTTCAACCCTTAAGAAGTTGGTTGAAGAGGGTAAGTCAGGCTTTAAGACCGGAGAAGGCTTCCAAAACTGGACACCTGATCAAGCGGCAGCTTCAAAAGAAGATCTATTTAAATATTTGATTGATCAGACGAAATACCGTCGTTCAATGGAAAAGTAA